In one window of Paenarthrobacter nicotinovorans DNA:
- a CDS encoding elongation factor G-like protein EF-G2 — MSAKGTRDAGKATSPTANETRRSGNGVVSAHRDPARIRNVALVGHSGSGKSMLVEALLAATGAITRMGSISEGTTVSDADPSAIHQQRSVTLSVAPILIGDIKVNLIDTPGYTDFTGELRAGLRAADAALFVVSAVEGIDGATVALWSECEKIRLPRAVVISKLDHPRADFSAAVERCREAFGESVLPLYVPAVGNAGLIGVLHGAAEELTPTVDVEAVRDALLEGIIAESEDETLMDRYLGGEELPLPDLINDLETAVSRGSFFPVMPTSAETGLGLPELMALLTDAMPSPLERTPPAAMTLNGSSLKTLHCDPSGRLAAEVVRTTVDPFLGRVCLVRVFSGTLREDSSIHIGGRGLADRGHEDHDADERITHLYSPLGSGLKAVPECIAGDICAISKLASAETGDTVSDREAPLLIETWNMPEPLMPIAVEGASRSDEDALAKSIGKVAAADPTLRLERNPDTHQLILWCMGEAHAEVIMDRLRNQGVKLQTVDIITPLRETFASKATGHGRHVKQSGGHGQFAICDIEVEPLARGEGFAFTDKIVGGVIPGTFVTSVEKGVRAQMLKGVSAGFPVVDIKVTLVGGKTHSVDSSDAAFQAAGALALREAAAAAKIQLLEPVSSVVISVPDEYVGAVMSDLSGRRGRVNGTNATDNEGTEILAEVPDQELLRYAIELRALTAGTGHFRRSYLRHEPLPK, encoded by the coding sequence ATGTCTGCAAAGGGCACGCGCGATGCGGGAAAAGCTACAAGCCCCACCGCGAATGAAACCAGGCGCAGTGGGAACGGCGTGGTTTCTGCACACCGAGACCCCGCCAGGATTCGCAACGTGGCGCTGGTCGGGCATTCGGGCTCCGGCAAATCGATGCTGGTCGAAGCGCTGCTCGCGGCAACGGGAGCCATTACCAGGATGGGCTCCATCAGCGAAGGCACGACTGTCAGCGATGCTGATCCTTCAGCCATCCATCAACAACGGTCGGTAACCCTGTCCGTCGCACCGATCCTCATTGGCGACATCAAGGTCAATCTGATCGACACCCCCGGCTACACCGACTTCACAGGCGAGTTGCGGGCTGGTTTGCGGGCCGCCGACGCGGCCCTTTTTGTTGTGTCCGCCGTGGAGGGAATCGACGGCGCCACCGTCGCGCTGTGGAGCGAATGCGAAAAGATCCGGTTGCCCCGCGCAGTAGTGATCAGCAAACTGGACCATCCCCGCGCAGACTTCAGCGCCGCCGTCGAGCGCTGCCGGGAAGCCTTCGGAGAATCTGTCCTCCCGCTGTACGTTCCGGCAGTGGGTAACGCCGGCCTCATCGGTGTCCTTCACGGCGCCGCGGAAGAGTTGACCCCCACGGTCGATGTGGAAGCAGTAAGGGATGCCCTGCTGGAAGGAATCATTGCCGAAAGCGAAGACGAAACCCTCATGGACAGGTACCTGGGCGGTGAAGAACTGCCGTTGCCCGACCTCATCAACGACCTTGAAACCGCCGTGTCACGCGGCAGTTTCTTTCCCGTGATGCCCACCTCGGCCGAAACGGGCCTTGGGTTGCCGGAACTGATGGCCCTGCTCACCGACGCTATGCCATCGCCCCTTGAACGGACGCCACCTGCAGCCATGACGCTCAACGGTTCATCACTGAAGACGTTGCACTGCGATCCCTCGGGCCGTCTCGCCGCCGAAGTCGTGCGGACCACCGTGGACCCTTTCCTCGGCCGGGTGTGCCTGGTTCGGGTCTTCTCGGGAACGCTGCGCGAGGATTCGTCCATTCACATCGGCGGCAGGGGACTGGCGGACAGGGGACATGAGGACCACGACGCGGATGAGCGCATCACACACCTGTACTCCCCGTTGGGATCCGGCCTCAAAGCCGTCCCGGAGTGCATCGCGGGTGACATCTGTGCCATCAGTAAACTGGCAAGTGCCGAAACAGGCGATACCGTCTCGGACCGCGAAGCCCCGCTCCTGATCGAGACTTGGAACATGCCCGAACCCTTGATGCCGATCGCCGTGGAGGGCGCATCACGAAGCGACGAAGACGCGTTGGCGAAGAGCATTGGAAAGGTAGCGGCCGCCGATCCAACACTCAGGCTTGAGCGCAACCCGGACACCCATCAGCTCATCTTGTGGTGCATGGGTGAAGCGCACGCCGAGGTGATCATGGACCGCTTGCGAAACCAAGGCGTGAAGCTGCAGACCGTGGACATCATTACTCCCCTTCGGGAGACATTCGCCAGCAAGGCAACCGGACACGGCCGCCACGTCAAGCAATCAGGCGGCCATGGCCAGTTCGCCATCTGCGACATCGAGGTGGAACCGCTGGCACGCGGCGAGGGGTTTGCGTTCACGGACAAGATCGTTGGCGGGGTCATTCCGGGAACGTTTGTCACGTCCGTGGAAAAGGGGGTCCGGGCCCAAATGCTCAAGGGGGTGTCTGCAGGATTCCCGGTGGTGGACATCAAGGTAACGCTGGTGGGTGGCAAGACCCACAGCGTGGATTCCTCCGATGCCGCGTTCCAGGCAGCAGGCGCCTTGGCGCTGCGGGAGGCTGCCGCCGCCGCGAAAATCCAACTCCTTGAACCTGTCTCCTCCGTGGTGATCAGCGTGCCCGACGAATACGTCGGAGCTGTCATGAGCGACCTCTCCGGGCGACGAGGGCGGGTGAACGGCACCAATGCCACCGACAACGAGGGTACCGAGATCCTTGCGGAAGTGCCGGACCAGGAACTG
- a CDS encoding M50 family metallopeptidase → MNFLQTWWEAVVRGFTQTHTTAVPMPVLVGILACAVVLSIPRATWRWFGLYVTFVHELGHAYAALMTGRFVHGLRIGLDHSGRLVSSGRSAFGAAWSGFWGYPAPAVVGLCLIAAVSAGRSGAAMSVGALILLVSLVFLRNLTGILVALASAGIAQVLLLFATPDVVNYVVLALGVALTVGGVRDLLKLAGVHTRRRERLASSDAFILGRTTGVPGFVWLSGFTVVIAGCVAASAWLLWGMLTV, encoded by the coding sequence GTGAACTTTCTGCAAACGTGGTGGGAGGCGGTGGTCCGTGGTTTCACCCAGACCCACACCACTGCCGTACCCATGCCTGTCCTCGTTGGCATCCTCGCCTGTGCTGTGGTCCTCAGCATCCCGCGCGCGACGTGGCGATGGTTCGGCCTGTACGTCACCTTCGTCCACGAACTGGGCCATGCCTACGCAGCCCTCATGACGGGAAGATTCGTCCATGGACTCCGGATCGGGCTCGATCACTCCGGCCGCCTGGTCAGCAGTGGCCGGAGCGCCTTCGGTGCGGCGTGGTCCGGTTTCTGGGGTTATCCTGCCCCGGCCGTCGTGGGACTGTGCCTGATTGCGGCGGTCAGTGCCGGGCGGTCCGGCGCTGCCATGTCGGTCGGGGCCTTGATCCTGTTGGTTTCCCTGGTCTTCCTGCGCAACCTCACGGGGATACTGGTGGCTCTGGCCAGCGCAGGGATTGCCCAGGTTTTGCTCCTTTTCGCCACTCCCGACGTCGTCAACTACGTAGTGTTGGCCCTGGGCGTAGCCCTGACCGTAGGAGGGGTGCGTGACCTCCTCAAGCTGGCCGGCGTCCACACAAGACGCCGTGAACGCCTCGCTTCGTCAGACGCTTTCATTCTGGGCCGGACCACTGGCGTGCCTGGGTTTGTGTGGCTCTCCGGGTTCACGGTCGTCATTGCCGGCTGCGTGGCGGCGTCAGCGTGGTTGCTGTGGGGGATGCTCACCGTTTAG
- a CDS encoding TetR/AcrR family transcriptional regulator C-terminal domain-containing protein, whose product MARPLVPLISIDALVTAALELVDEAGDFSLPKLAKRIGVSQSSIYNHVSGREEILELMRGRIISESTYELDARQDWEAALRAIVRSYRDAFARHPRLAPLLVLQTVQDHQVLGLYEDLALALEAAGFRGRDVLSAISTIDSFALGFALDLAAPDVVWAPPQQGFPALSGALANAGPADERGEAAFEFGLEILIAGLHSRLRTAVQ is encoded by the coding sequence ATGGCACGCCCGCTGGTCCCGCTGATATCCATCGACGCACTCGTCACCGCCGCCCTGGAGTTGGTGGACGAGGCCGGGGACTTCAGCCTGCCCAAACTGGCCAAACGGATCGGCGTCAGCCAGTCCTCCATCTACAACCACGTCAGTGGACGCGAAGAGATCCTTGAACTCATGCGGGGCCGCATCATCTCCGAAAGCACTTACGAACTCGACGCCCGGCAGGATTGGGAGGCCGCCCTTCGCGCGATTGTCCGCAGCTACCGGGATGCCTTTGCCCGGCACCCCAGGCTCGCTCCGCTGCTGGTACTGCAGACGGTGCAGGACCACCAGGTCCTTGGGCTCTACGAGGACCTGGCACTGGCCCTGGAAGCCGCCGGTTTCCGCGGCCGCGACGTGTTGTCCGCGATCTCCACCATCGACAGCTTCGCACTGGGTTTTGCCTTGGATCTGGCAGCCCCGGACGTTGTCTGGGCACCTCCGCAGCAGGGCTTCCCGGCCCTCAGCGGCGCCTTGGCCAACGCGGGACCTGCCGATGAGCGGGGCGAAGCGGCTTTCGAATTCGGTTTGGAAATCCTCATCGCGGGCTTGCATTCCCGGCTGCGGACCGCGGTTCAGTGA